The Papaver somniferum cultivar HN1 chromosome 6, ASM357369v1, whole genome shotgun sequence genome segment attgctcCTTCCTATCTCAAATCCTGACTCCACTGGGATCGGGATCACCATTCTTATTGCCACAAACTCATATATTATGCACCCGAGAAATAAATGCCTTAGGCTTAAGTGAATTATTATGTTTTGCCAAAATCTTAAATGAAGTTATTTGATCAAACGACCTGAAATTTCTAAAATGACCAATGGTGAAATGTAGTGTATACTATATCTACCGTGGGGTCAAAAGAGAGCAAGGGTTAAAATGGGTATTCTGGCGGGTGATGTTTCAATGAATTGTTTTTGTTACAACGAATTCTTCACTTTTTCACATTCCCCAAAACAGAAACTTACAAGTGAGGAGTAGAGGAGATATTTCTCCATTAATGGAATTTGGGTTCCAAGGAGAAAACTAGGGCTAGGGTTTCACATTAATCTTTGGAACAATTACACAAACACACTGAGTGAGTTCATAAAGGTGTCCAACCTTTAGAACAAATTGGAGGCGCAAAATAAAATCTCAATCTTTGGAACCAATTAGAGAAATTGAGAGTTCATAAACAATCAGAGATCAGAAATCGATGTCTTCTCAGAAGAGGAAATTAGATGAGATTTactcatcagaagaagaagaagattcagacATAAGTGAAAGTGAGATGGAAGATTGTGAATACTGAGAGAGGATCCTATGGAGGAGGaggcagaagaggggaagaatgTGGTGGATGTTGTTCGTTCATCtactgtggtggtggtggtggaggagaaaTTTGTGTACCCATGGAAAGGGGTTGTTGTGAATACTGAGAGAGAGTTTAAAAATGGGAGATATATCGCGCCGAGTGGAAACCGGATTAAAGAGCAATTGGTTAAGTTTAATCCTGTCAGGGTACACAGTTTGTGGGGTGCTCAGAGGAGTACTGGTAAGGCGATTGTCGAGTGATTGGTCAGGTTTTCGCAGTGCAATGTCTTTCGAGAATGAATTTAATAGCACTGGACATGGGAAGACACATTTTGGTTTGGATGGATGTGGGGTTGGAGGTATGTACGGATGGGTTGCGAGAGAAGATGATTATAAATTTGATGGCGTTGTTGGGAATTTCTTGTCTAGGAATGGAGATTTGAAGACAATTAAGgacattgaagatgaagatttgaggaagaacaaacaactggtaACAAATTTGGTGCATTTGGTTGATGAGAAGAATAAGAACTTGGAACAAGTTCAGCTTCAATACAATGAGACAAGCTACTCTCTCAGGAACTTGGCGTCTCAACATGATAAGCTAAATAAAAAATACAATGAAGGTATGCAATTCGTTATccttttaatgttgtttgataAGATGCTAGTTTCAGTTACATTAACCCTTTGCCTAGAGAACCTGGAGTTCTGATGAGCTACATAAAACATGCACATGATGTAGCTTTTTGATTGTATTCCTGGGTTCATTCGAGCTTGTTTCTGATAAGATGTTAATCTGGGTTTTAAGAAGTACAAATTCGTCAATTTAAGTGATAACTAGACTGTATGGGGATTATAGTGCATCAGTTTTGGTTTTCGTGGTTACTGATTCAATGCTCTTTTGTATTTATTCAGAGACATTAAAGATGCAACAAGATCAGAAGGATCGTTTGGAGAAGATGTCAAATGAGCGTGAAGAACTCAAATCGAAAATGGAATCTCAAAAGGAAGAGCTAAAGTTGCAGATAGAAGAGCTGGAGAAATTTAAGGCACAAAGCGAAAGTGATAgagagaaacttgttgaagagAAACAAAAGGTAATGTTTCTTCATTACAGTAATGGCCTCTACTAGCATAACTAGAAGCAAGAAACAAGTACCTAAATGTAATCTCCAGTTGGCGTGAAAGGGAACTAGTTGTTACGATTACTTACCTAAGTTACATAATTTGATTTTTACGAGGATACAGAAAAATCTCAATTGATAACATTTTCCATCACTCAATTGTATTTTACATGCCGAGGAACTGGTAGACCTACGTTATACTGTGCAAGGACTGTACTTGTAATGaatatagagatagcacctctgcaTAATACATTGATAAAGTT includes the following:
- the LOC113286827 gene encoding factor of DNA methylation 1-like: MGDISRRVETGLKSNWLSLILSGYTVCGVLRGVLVRRLSSDWSGFRSAMSFENEFNSTGHGKTHFGLDGCGVGGMYGWVAREDDYKFDGVVGNFLSRNGDLKTIKDIEDEDLRKNKQLVTNLVHLVDEKNKNLEQVQLQYNETSYSLRNLASQHDKLNKKYNEETLKMQQDQKDRLEKMSNEREELKSKMESQKEELKLQIEELEKFKAQSESDREKLVEEKQKKR